The DNA region GCATTGAATCACGATGAATAATTTGAACGGACATTTTTTGGGAAATCTTCCAATCTTAAATGGTAACAATTATGAaaattggtgcaagcagatgaAGATTATTttatgttatcaagatctttgggatcttatGAAGAATGTAGTTACACCAATTGAAGAGAATACTACGGATGAACAAAAGGATGCACACAAAGATTTGAAGAAGAAGGATTATAAGACTCTCTTTATAATCCACTAATGTGTTAGTCCAGACAACTTTTAGAAAGTTGATGATGTAGATTCAGCAAAGGAAGCATGGGATATCCTGGAAAAATCATTTGGAGATGTTGACTAAGTGAAGAGATGAGGTTACAAACTCAAAAAAGAATGTATaaattgcttcagatggaagacaatgaaatTGTGACTAATTTCTTCACCAAAGTAACGAACATGGTGAATCAAATTAAAATctatggagaagtgttgacatcaaaATCTGTAGTATCAAAGATTTTAAGATCATTGACTTTAATTTTCAATCATGTGGTAGTAGTCATAGAAGAATCAAAGAATTTGTCAAGCATGACAAAAGAAGAGCTTCAAGAAACTCTTGAATCTCACAAACAAAAAATGGCTGAAAGAACTACAAGCAAGTCAAATACTGATGTGGCTTTGCAAGCTCAGTCGTCtaagaaagacaaaggaaaatGGAATGGTAACAAGGGAAGAGGAATTTACAACAATTCGATTGGTAGAGGAAACCATCGAGAAGATAGTTTGTTGAATCAGAGACAATCTTCTAACCAAGAAAAGTACATAGATGGTCGTGCAGGTAGAGGAATAAGTGATGGAAGAAAACCTGATAAAAGTCATATTTATTGCTACAATTGTCAAAAGTATGGCCATTATGTAAGTCAATGTCAAGGAGGAAAGAAAGATCAAGAAAGTGATGCAAAGCTTGTAGAAGATGAAGTGGTGCTAATGGTCAtaacaaaa from Lathyrus oleraceus cultivar Zhongwan6 chromosome 1, CAAS_Psat_ZW6_1.0, whole genome shotgun sequence includes:
- the LOC127092382 gene encoding uncharacterized protein LOC127092382 — its product is MVNQIKIYGEVLTSKSVVSKILRSLTLIFNHVVVVIEESKNLSSMTKEELQETLESHKQKMAERTTSKSNTDVALQAQSSKKDKGKWNGNKGRGIYNNSIGRGNHREDSLLNQRQSSNQEKYIDGRAGRGISDGRKPDKSHIYCYNCQKYGHYVSQCQGGKKDQESDAKLVEDEVVLMVITKEEERLKDQWYLDSGCSSHMTGRKYWSININPSSKNKVKFANDNTLFAEGIDDVLIRRKDGKRSVIFNVLYIPIMKSKMLSISQLIKRNYKVIIEDRIMKVIDLRNRLILKTHMSHNRTFRIELDVLEHKCLATAASRDEWL